One region of Fragaria vesca subsp. vesca linkage group LG4, FraVesHawaii_1.0, whole genome shotgun sequence genomic DNA includes:
- the LOC101293188 gene encoding DUF21 domain-containing protein At4g14230-like, with protein sequence MRTLNAVMTARMLLVRNSGLKSEAIPFGDVWWFIYAGFSCFLVLFAGMMSGLTLGLMSLGLVDLEILQRSGTPTEKKQAAAILPVVQKQHQLLVTLLLCNAGAMEALPIYLDKIFNEYVAIILSVTFVLFFGEVIPQAICTRYGLAVGSNLVWIVRGLMLICYPIAYPIGKVLDCVLGHNEALFRRAQLKALVSIHSKEEGKGGELTHDETTIISGALDLTEKTAEEAMTPIESTFSLDVNSKLDWEAMGKVLARGHSRVPVYSGNPRNIIGLLLVKSLLTVRPETETPVSAVSIRRIPRVPADMPLYDILNEFQKGSSHMAAVVKVRGKSKAHPPTIEGEKEEGRKIGGMDTELTTPLLSKQDGKSDHVVVDIPKIPKPTNIKKEVLLHNNVGEANGPHLSEDIEDGEVIGIITLEDVFEELLQEEIVDETDEYVDVHKRIRVAAAAAASSVARAPSLRRLNVNKGPGSEQHKSAISSGAQAKQVTPKKSTDDLATRSHVISTDGNKR encoded by the exons ATGCGCACCTTAAATGCAGTGATGACGGCCCGGATGCTGCTGGTCCGGAACTCGGGTCTGAAAAGCGAGGCCATACCCTTTGGAGATGTCTGGTGGTTTATCTACGCCGGGTTCTCCTGCTTCCTCGTCCTCTTCGCCGGAATGATGTCCGGGTTAACGTTGGGACTCATGTCCCTCGGCCTCGTCGACCTCGAGATTCTCCAGCGAAGTGGCACTCCCACCGAGAAAAAACAAGCAG CGGCTATACTTCCGGTGGTTCAGAAGCAGCATCAGCTGCTTGTCACTTTGCTTCTGTGTAATGCTGGAGCTATGGAA GCGCTTCCTATATATTTGGACAAGATTTTCAATGAGTATGTTGCTATAATTCTGTCTGTCACGTTTGTGCTGTTTTTCGGAGAA GTTATTCCACAAGCAATTTGCACTAGATATGGACTGGCTGTAGGTTCCAACTTGGTATGGATTGTCCGTGGTTTGATGCTTATTTGCTACCCAATTGCTTATCCTATTGGAAAG GTCTTGGATTGTGTTCTGGGACATAATGAAGCATTATTTAGGCGAGCTCAGTTAAAGGCCCTTGTCTCCATCCACAGCAAGGAG GAGGGCAAAGGCGGTGAACTTACACATGATGAGACAACAATAATCAGCGGAGCACTGGATTTAACTGAAAAG ACTGCTGAGGAGGCTATGACGCCTATTGAATCAACCTTTTCCTTAGATGTCAATTCAAAGTTGGACTG GGAAGCAATGGGAAAAGTTCTTGCTCGGGGGCATAGTCGAGTTCCCGTCTATTCTGGGAATCCAAGGAATATTATTGGACTTCTCCTG GTGAAAAGTCTTCTCACTGTACGACCTGAAACAGAGACCCCTGTCAGTGCTGTTTCCATCCGTAGAATCCCAAG AGTTCCTGCAGATATGCCACTGTATGATATATTGAATGAGTTTCAAAAGGGCAGCAGTCATATGGCCGCTGTGGTAAAGGTCAGAGGGAAAAGTAAGGCTCATCCACCTACGATTGAGGGAGAAAAAGAGGAAGGAAGAAAAATTGGTGGCATGGATACCGAACTGACTACTCCATTGCTATCCAAGCAGGATGGAAAGTCAGATCATGTTGTTGTTGACATACCCAAGATACCAAAGCCCACTAATATTAAAAAGGAAGTTCTCTTACACAATAATGTTGGAGAAGCAAATGGACCCCATTTGTCAGAGGATATCGAAGATGGTGAAGTAATTGGTATCATCACGCTGGAAGATGTATTTGAAGAACTCCTGCAG GAAGAGATTGTCGATGAAACGGATGAATATGTTGATGTACATAAAAG AATACGCGTTGCTGCAGCTGCAGCTGCTTCATCAGTGGCGAGAGCTCCATCACTGCGGAGGTTAAATGTCAACAAGGGACCAGGGAGTGAACAGCACAAATCAGCCATATCCAGT GGAGCCCAAGCTAAGCAAGTAACCCCGAAGAAATCTACTGATGATTTGGCAACAAGGTCGCATGTAATTTCCACCGATGGAAACAAGAGATGA
- the LOC101310988 gene encoding uncharacterized protein LOC101310988, protein MVKDSDASETMKMMKMVATYDFFIESMIYQTGHLLQNMEVMDYGLKFKQYFKPNKKQEQTCTDKNVHENENENENADVIGNGEEPNLRVNEEERIITEDDQQDADNSGSIEEPDLIMNEEEINIAEDDQQDADYSGSMEERDLTMNEEEIIVAEHDQQDSTSTFDLPFDVDDLGNWEKIKQNQNHNKTLLGQFANEGLNDWKNVSARLASHEKSKHHVDCFTSWIELETRLKNNATIDQGLEEQTKKEREHWRQVLFRIMAVVKRLAKNNLAFRGSNEKLCEENNGVFLQVIEMIAEFDLVMHEQVRRVFKKETHYHYLSHKIQNEMIQLLANEVKASIVAKIKEAKYFSVILDCTPDASHEEQMSLVGRCVDVTTSPIVVKEFFLGFLKVDDTSRLGLFNELKNALDTHALNIGDVRGQGYDNGSNMRGKHKGVQKRLLEVNPRAFYTPCGYHSLNLAICDMANCTPKADYFFGVVQRIYSFFSSSTKRWQGFRDHVEGLTLKPLSETRWESRVDSIKTFRFQAPKMREALAYLGKNGVDSKTRCEAECMATYEMGNFEFLFGMVIWYDLLHAINIVSKVLQTEDMHIDVAIEELEKLISFIQKYRETGFNDALIIAKEIATLESFKVSYFLYIIDQALSSLQSRFEQFKKYEEEFGFLFKLEKLKSADNKSLMNYCMKLESLLKVGDDSDIIGRDLFYELRYLKGAIPKEAKRAIDVLNYLKQRDECYPNAWVAYRILLTIPVTIASAERSFSKLKLIKSYLRSTMSQERLNGLALLSIEKELAQKLDHSSLIETFAAKNARKVVFQ, encoded by the exons GTCACCTGCTTCAAAATATGGAAGTCATGGACTATGGACTTAAGTTTAAGCAA TACTTCAAGCCAAATAAGAAACAAGAACAGACATGTACTGATAAGAATGTGCATGAGAATGAGAACGAGAACGAGAATGCAGATGTTATTGGTAATGGGGAAGAACCAAATCTCAGAGTGAATGAGGAAGAAAGAATTATTACTGAAGATGATCAACAAGATGCAGATAATAGTGGTAGCATAGAAGAACCAGATCTCATAATGAATGAGGAAGAAATAAACATTGCTGAAGATGATCAACAAGATGCAGATTATAGTGGTAGTATGGAAGAACGAGATCTCACAATGAATGAGGAAGAAATAATTGTTGCCGAACATGATCAACAAGATTCAACTTCAACATTTGATTTACCATTTGATGTTGATGATCTAGGAAATTGGGAGAAGATAAAACAAAAT CAAAATCACAACAAGACTTTGTTGGGTCAATTTGCTAATGAAGGATTGAATGATTGGAAAAATGTGAGTGCCAGACTTGCTAGTCATGAAAAAAGTAAGCATCACGTCGATTGTTTTACTAGTTGGATTGAACTTGAAACAAGATTGAAAAATAATGCAACAATTGATCAAGGTTTGGAGGAACAAACAAAGAAGGAGAGAGAGCATTGGAGACAAGTACTGTTCAGAATCATGGCCGTTGTGAAAAGACTTGCAAAAAACAATCTGGCATTTCGTGGGAGCAATGAGAAATTGTGTGAGGAGAACAATGGTGTTTTCTTACAAGTGATTGAGATGATCGCTGAGTTTGATCTAGTGATGCATGAACAGGTTCGGCGTGTTTTTAAAAAAGAAACTCATTACCATTACTTGAGTCATAAGATCCAGAATGAAATGATTCAGCTTCTAGCAAATGAGGTAAAAGCTTCCATAGTTGCAAAAATCAAAGAGGCAAAGTACTTTTCAGTTATACTTGATTGCACTCCAGATGCGAGCCATGAGGAACAAATGTCTCTTGTTGGCCGGTGTGTTGATGTTACAACAAGTCCTATTGTGGTGAAAGAATTCTTTTTGGGATTTTTAAAGGTGGATGATACATCAAGACTAGGATTGTTTAACGAGCTTAAAAATGCACTCGACACTCATGCACTTAATATTGGTGATGTACGAGGACAAGGATATGACAACGGATCTAACATGAGAGGAAAACACAAAGGTGTGCAGAAGAGACTCCTTGAGGTAAATCCTAGAGCATTTTATACGCCTTGTGGTTATCACAGTCTAAATCTTGCTATTTGTGATATGGCTAATTGTACTCCTAAAGCTGATTATTTTTTTGGAGTGGTACAACGGATATATTCATTCTTCTCATCTTCTACAAAGCGATGGCAAGGTTTCAGGGATCATGTGGAAGGGCTCACTCTTAAACCATTGTCTGAAACAAGATGGGAGAGTCGTGTTGACAGTATAAAAACATTTAGATTCCAAGCTCCCAAAATGAGAGAGGCTTTAGCTTACTTGGGAAAAAATGGTGTTGATTCCAAAACAAGGTGTGAAGCCGAATGCATGGCAACATATGAAATGGGGAATTTTGAGTTCTTGTTCGGGATGGTTATTTGGTATGATTTATTACATGCTATCAATATTGTCAGTAAAGTTCTGCAAACCGAAGACATGCATATTGATGTTGCCATTGAAGAATTGGAGAAGCTTATTTCATTTATCCAGAAGTACAGAGAAACTGGATTTAATGATGCCTTGATCATAGCTAAAGAAATTGCAA CTTTGGAATCATTTAAGGTCAGTTACTTTCTCTATATAATTGATCAAGCACTTTCTTCGCTTCAAAGTAGGTTTGAGCAATTTAAAAAATATGAAGAAGAGTTTGGATTTTTATTTAAGTTGGAGAAGTTGAAGTCCGCTGATAATAAAAGTTTGATGAATTATTGTATGAAACTTGAAAGTTTGTTGAAGGTTGGTGATGATTCTGACATTATTGGGCGTGATCTATTTTATGAGTTGCGCTACTTGAAAGGAGCTATACCAAAAGAGGCAAAAAGAGCGATTGATGTATTGAACTATTTGAAGCAAAGGGATGAATGTTATCCAAATGCATGGGTTGCTTATAGAATTCTATTAACCATACCGGTTACTATTGCCTCTGCTGAAAGAAGCTTTTCAAAATTAAAGTTGATCAAATCTTATCTTCGATCAACTATGTCACAGGAAAGATTGAATGGTTTAGCTTTGTTGTCGATTGAAAAAGAGTTGGCTCAAAAGCTTGATCATTCAAGCTTAATTGAAACTTTTGCAGCCAAGAATGCAAGAAAGGTTGTTTTTCAGTAG